The Methanoculleus thermophilus genome includes a window with the following:
- a CDS encoding tetrahydromethanopterin S-methyltransferase subunit F, which yields MAEENTQAGPIRMAAINEMMGSIRYKAQILARTTKLESGIMGMGLIGFSIGFLVALLMIVIPALLLGAI from the coding sequence ATGGCAGAAGAAAACACACAGGCAGGTCCCATCCGGATGGCAGCAATCAACGAGATGATGGGCTCCATCCGTTACAAGGCGCAGATCCTTGCCCGGACAACCAAACTCGAATCGGGAATCATGGGAATGGGGCTCATCGGATTCTCTATCGGATTCCTTGTAGCCCTACTCATGATTGTGATTCCGGCACTGCTGCTGGGGGCGATCTAA
- the mtrH gene encoding tetrahydromethanopterin S-methyltransferase subunit H, producing the protein MFKFEKEQAVHDFNGIKIGGQPGEYPRVLGASIFYNKHETVLDDHTGKIDKAKAEALWNRCQELSDITGVPHFIQIIAEYGEAFESYIDWFCSIDDKTAFLMDSSAPPALAHACKYVTEVGVADRAIYNSINGSITPENIQALKESDVNAAIVLAFNPGDPTVRGREQVLTKGGVAGQEKSMLAIAEECGITRPILDTAATPLGLGSGGSFREILACKAIHGLPTGGAYHNMTVSWTWLKRWRKNVLAEQYKGKDVLLEQMAHHHFGGFEGIRQAAWSSPDIGCNIMAATLGADLIMYGPIENCEGAATAIAFADIVLAEAAKEFGIEPKTPNHPLFKLV; encoded by the coding sequence ATGTTCAAATTCGAAAAAGAACAGGCGGTACACGATTTCAACGGTATCAAGATCGGTGGACAGCCCGGCGAGTACCCGCGGGTTCTCGGTGCATCGATCTTCTACAACAAGCACGAGACCGTGCTTGATGACCACACTGGCAAGATTGACAAAGCAAAGGCAGAGGCGCTCTGGAACCGCTGCCAGGAACTCTCCGACATCACCGGAGTCCCCCACTTCATCCAGATCATCGCGGAATACGGTGAGGCGTTCGAGAGTTACATCGACTGGTTCTGCAGCATCGATGACAAGACTGCGTTCCTGATGGACTCGTCGGCACCGCCCGCACTTGCACACGCCTGCAAGTACGTTACGGAAGTCGGTGTTGCCGACCGTGCGATCTACAACTCGATCAACGGTTCGATCACGCCGGAGAACATCCAGGCGCTAAAGGAGAGCGACGTCAACGCCGCTATCGTCCTCGCGTTCAACCCCGGTGACCCGACCGTCCGTGGCCGTGAGCAGGTGCTCACCAAGGGAGGCGTTGCCGGACAGGAAAAGAGCATGCTGGCCATCGCTGAGGAATGCGGTATTACCCGCCCGATCCTCGACACCGCAGCAACCCCGCTCGGTCTCGGCTCCGGTGGCTCGTTCCGTGAGATCCTCGCCTGCAAGGCCATCCACGGTCTCCCCACCGGTGGTGCTTACCACAACATGACGGTCTCCTGGACGTGGCTCAAGCGCTGGAGGAAGAACGTCCTCGCCGAGCAGTACAAGGGCAAGGACGTCCTTCTGGAGCAGATGGCTCACCACCACTTCGGTGGCTTTGAGGGCATCCGCCAGGCCGCATGGTCGAGCCCCGACATCGGGTGCAACATCATGGCCGCCACCCTCGGTGCCGACCTGATCATGTACGGGCCCATCGAGAACTGTGAGGGTGCCGCCACTGCTATCGCCTTTGCCGATATCGTGCTCGCAGAGGCAGCCAAGGAGTTCGGTATCGAGCCCAAGACTCCGAACCACCCGCTCTTTAAACTCGTCTAA
- a CDS encoding heme ABC transporter ATP-binding protein: MKPIEIIDIDVSYGAKKILEAITFNADASEILGIVGPNGSGKTTLLKAMSRVVARDNGDIRLEGRDLDSFEHRELARRVAVVPQDISIGFDYSVRDVVMMGRHPYIGRFASETAQDMEICDRAMRLANVAHLAGTSVRDISGGERQRVLIARALAQEPKILLLDEATSNLDVSHQVEILNIIRDLAEEITVVSVFHDLNLAAHYCDRLLLLKDRRVYALGTPSEVLTREKIREVFGMEVLVKSHPLTGRPYVLPVYMHQSGSGGNRRVHVVCGGGTGSDILHLLHTAGFAVTCGILNVLDTDYGTAMHLGIPCVAEPPFHNITPKSLAGLRECLDGADTVIVTAMPIGKGNLDNLQVLLDYPKKPIIFYARDHTARMEDFTGGEAWAVLTNLEARGAHRIEGAAELLAYLSRDGSGCDRTP; encoded by the coding sequence ATGAAACCGATTGAGATCATCGATATCGACGTCTCCTACGGCGCCAAAAAGATCCTCGAAGCGATCACGTTCAACGCAGACGCAAGTGAGATCCTCGGTATCGTCGGGCCGAACGGATCGGGGAAGACGACGCTCCTGAAAGCGATGAGCCGGGTTGTCGCCCGGGATAACGGAGATATCCGGCTTGAGGGACGGGATCTTGACTCATTCGAGCATCGTGAACTTGCGCGCAGGGTTGCGGTCGTTCCGCAGGATATCTCAATCGGCTTCGATTATTCTGTGCGCGACGTCGTCATGATGGGCAGGCACCCCTACATCGGAAGGTTCGCCTCCGAGACGGCCCAGGATATGGAGATCTGCGATCGCGCCATGCGCCTTGCGAACGTCGCACATCTCGCCGGGACCTCGGTGCGTGACATCAGCGGCGGGGAGCGCCAGCGCGTGCTCATAGCACGGGCGCTCGCACAGGAGCCGAAGATCCTGCTCCTCGACGAAGCAACCTCGAACCTCGACGTCAGCCACCAGGTCGAGATCCTCAACATCATCCGGGATCTTGCGGAGGAGATCACGGTCGTAAGCGTCTTTCACGACTTAAACCTTGCCGCACACTACTGCGATCGGCTCCTGCTCCTCAAAGATCGGAGGGTCTACGCCCTGGGAACGCCCTCCGAAGTCCTGACCCGTGAGAAGATCCGCGAGGTCTTCGGGATGGAGGTGCTCGTCAAATCGCACCCGCTGACGGGGAGACCATACGTCCTGCCGGTGTATATGCACCAGTCGGGTTCGGGGGGGAACCGACGGGTGCACGTAGTCTGCGGCGGGGGGACGGGCTCCGATATCCTCCACCTCCTCCATACTGCGGGTTTCGCGGTCACCTGCGGTATCTTAAACGTCCTCGACACGGACTACGGGACGGCCATGCACCTCGGTATACCCTGCGTCGCAGAACCCCCGTTTCACAATATCACCCCGAAATCACTCGCGGGCCTCCGGGAGTGCCTTGACGGCGCAGATACCGTCATCGTTACGGCAATGCCGATCGGCAAGGGGAACCTCGACAACCTCCAGGTGCTGCTCGACTATCCCAAAAAGCCCATAATCTTCTACGCAAGAGACCACACCGCCCGGATGGAAGACTTCACCGGAGGCGAAGCCTGGGCGGTGCTGACAAACCTTGAGGCGCGCGGGGCGCACCGAATCGAAGGGGCGGCGGAACTTCTTGCCTATCTCTCGCGGGACGGGTCCGGGTGCGATCGCACCCCCTAA
- the mtrA gene encoding tetrahydromethanopterin S-methyltransferase subunit A — protein MVEKKSPASGWPIIQGDFHTGDPQSCVAVVTMGSHLDEQAICDAGAAIAGSCKTENLGLEKIIANVISNPNIRFILCCGTEVKGHLSGQSFMALHDNGVSGGKIVGAQGAIPFIENLSDEAIKRFQEQVEMVNIMESEDMGTIKAKINELKARDPGAFGAEPMVVEVKEAGGEGAEEVTGEVQPLSGELALIHARMKIIEQMVTDIGYRNRFAAGVYSGKIEGLMIGLIVSFVILGFILLG, from the coding sequence ATGGTTGAGAAGAAATCACCGGCCAGCGGATGGCCGATCATTCAGGGCGACTTCCACACGGGAGATCCGCAGAGTTGTGTCGCCGTCGTCACCATGGGATCCCACCTCGACGAACAGGCCATCTGTGATGCCGGAGCGGCAATCGCCGGGTCCTGCAAGACAGAGAACCTCGGTCTTGAGAAGATCATCGCGAACGTCATCTCCAACCCCAACATCAGGTTCATCCTCTGCTGTGGTACGGAGGTCAAGGGACACCTCTCCGGCCAGAGTTTCATGGCTCTGCACGATAACGGTGTCTCCGGCGGTAAGATCGTCGGCGCTCAGGGTGCCATCCCGTTCATCGAGAACCTCTCCGACGAGGCGATCAAGCGCTTCCAGGAACAGGTCGAGATGGTCAACATCATGGAAAGCGAGGACATGGGCACCATCAAGGCCAAGATCAACGAACTCAAGGCCAGAGACCCCGGTGCGTTCGGCGCGGAACCCATGGTCGTCGAGGTCAAGGAAGCCGGTGGTGAAGGCGCAGAAGAAGTTACCGGCGAAGTACAGCCGCTCTCTGGCGAGCTGGCATTGATACACGCACGGATGAAGATCATCGAGCAGATGGTCACCGACATCGGGTACCGCAACAGGTTTGCCGCCGGTGTCTACTCAGGCAAGATTGAGGGTCTCATGATCGGTCTGATCGTCTCGTTCGTGATCCTGGGGTTCATCTTGCTGGGGTGA
- the mtrC gene encoding tetrahydromethanopterin S-methyltransferase subunit MtrC translates to MSVKVEVGAGGIPHNRILIYGLVGSLILIYLTYLNTITGTQYFSFFGGLAAVAALLWGTDTIKHLCSYGLGTGVPSAGMIALGSGVIAALVGATTGIFAPIVTIIVAAIIGGVAGIMANHIVRMDIPVMIASLTELAIVGAMTVLGLAAMTAGTFQFLGLISGTIVILGFVVETYEASVIGGSIIAVIFMLGAIAIQHSFNACLGPGEKQDRTLMLAAECGFLSMIPIAIISFAFIAFLPALISLLVSVIGWFYTYMRYIELAKRDAYAWLDAQPILEPEGGA, encoded by the coding sequence ATGTCAGTGAAAGTTGAAGTCGGAGCAGGCGGCATCCCGCACAACCGGATCCTGATCTACGGTCTTGTGGGATCGCTTATCCTCATCTACCTGACATACCTGAACACGATCACCGGTACTCAGTACTTCTCATTCTTCGGTGGACTTGCCGCCGTCGCGGCACTCCTCTGGGGTACTGATACGATCAAGCACCTCTGCAGTTACGGTCTCGGTACCGGTGTCCCGTCAGCAGGTATGATCGCGCTCGGATCCGGCGTCATCGCCGCGCTCGTCGGAGCTACGACCGGTATCTTCGCACCCATCGTGACGATCATTGTCGCCGCGATCATCGGCGGGGTTGCCGGGATAATGGCAAACCACATCGTCCGGATGGACATCCCCGTCATGATCGCCTCATTGACCGAACTTGCGATCGTCGGCGCTATGACGGTGCTCGGCCTTGCAGCCATGACCGCCGGGACGTTCCAGTTCCTTGGCCTGATCTCGGGAACAATCGTCATCCTCGGATTCGTCGTAGAGACTTACGAGGCATCTGTCATCGGCGGTAGCATCATTGCCGTCATCTTCATGCTCGGCGCAATTGCCATCCAGCACTCCTTCAACGCCTGTCTCGGACCAGGGGAGAAGCAGGACCGGACACTCATGCTCGCTGCAGAGTGTGGATTCCTCTCCATGATCCCCATCGCGATCATCTCATTCGCGTTCATCGCGTTCCTTCCGGCTCTCATCTCACTGCTGGTCTCGGTCATCGGATGGTTCTACACCTACATGCGGTATATCGAGCTTGCGAAGCGTGACGCTTATGCGTGGCTTGACGCGCAGCCGATCCTCGAACCAGAGGGAGGTGCCTAA
- a CDS encoding sugar phosphate isomerase/epimerase family protein, whose product MSDWNSGFMPPREIIGCSTCCLMDRPLEEALGLIAGRTGLAEILSDGPHNLFRSEVVCHSFDLRYTVHAPVADINIASENEHLRRAAIRVIADLTGICDRIGAERLVVHPGHIWGEEMRGSAQAALDRSLEDLAAVQQEVNVRFAVENMGAWEVCFFREPGFLDRLADLGLGFALDVGHAHTNGNLEEFLERGGAIHVHLHDNCGNRDDHLACGEGKIDFWRVIAALPRNVTMIVEPTRFNQFEKSLEHLKHYSSFPISRSTAARNPRNAPETSGPSEPG is encoded by the coding sequence TTGAGTGACTGGAACTCGGGCTTCATGCCGCCGCGAGAGATAATTGGCTGCTCGACCTGCTGCCTGATGGACCGGCCACTCGAGGAGGCGCTCGGCCTCATTGCCGGCCGTACGGGCCTTGCGGAGATCCTCTCCGATGGTCCCCATAACCTCTTTCGGTCTGAAGTGGTCTGTCATTCGTTCGATCTCCGCTACACCGTCCATGCACCGGTAGCCGATATCAACATCGCGTCGGAGAACGAACACCTTCGAAGAGCGGCCATCAGAGTGATTGCAGACCTCACTGGAATATGCGATAGGATCGGCGCCGAACGGCTGGTCGTTCACCCGGGACACATCTGGGGAGAAGAGATGCGCGGGTCCGCGCAGGCTGCTCTCGACCGATCGCTTGAAGACCTCGCCGCAGTTCAGCAAGAGGTGAACGTCCGGTTCGCCGTCGAGAATATGGGAGCGTGGGAGGTCTGTTTCTTCCGGGAGCCGGGGTTCCTCGACCGCCTTGCGGACCTCGGTCTTGGGTTCGCCCTCGACGTGGGGCATGCCCACACAAACGGCAACCTGGAAGAGTTTCTGGAGCGAGGAGGAGCAATTCATGTCCACCTGCATGATAACTGCGGCAATCGGGACGACCACCTGGCATGCGGGGAGGGGAAGATCGATTTTTGGCGTGTAATCGCGGCCCTCCCCCGCAACGTCACGATGATCGTCGAGCCGACCCGGTTTAACCAGTTTGAGAAGAGTCTCGAACACCTAAAGCATTACAGTTCCTTCCCGATCAGCCGTTCCACCGCCGCGCGGAACCCGCGAAACGCTCCCGAGACCTCAGGGCCTTCTGAGCCCGGATAG
- the mtrA gene encoding tetrahydromethanopterin S-methyltransferase subunit A, which translates to MVEKKSPASGWPIIQGDFHTGDPQSCVAVVTMGSHLDEQAICDAGAAIAGSCKTENLGLEKIIANVISNPNIRFILCCGTEVKGHLSGQSFMALHDNGVSGGKIVGAQGAIPFIENLSDEAIKRFQEQVEMVNIMESEDMGTIKAKINELKARDPGAFGAEPMVVEVKEAGGAGAEVVVAGANPQFLEIEERLNAIEKRIEFVDAEIAQRVGRKIGRDIGILYGLVAGLIVFMMLLVLLPKLIGYV; encoded by the coding sequence ATGGTTGAGAAGAAATCACCGGCCAGTGGATGGCCAATCATTCAGGGCGACTTCCACACGGGAGATCCGCAGAGTTGTGTCGCCGTCGTCACCATGGGATCCCACCTCGACGAACAGGCCATCTGTGATGCCGGAGCGGCAATCGCCGGGTCCTGCAAGACAGAGAACCTCGGTCTTGAGAAGATCATCGCGAACGTCATCTCCAACCCCAACATCAGGTTCATCCTCTGCTGTGGTACGGAGGTCAAGGGACACCTCTCCGGCCAGAGTTTCATGGCTCTGCACGATAACGGTGTCTCCGGCGGTAAGATCGTCGGCGCTCAGGGTGCCATCCCGTTCATCGAGAACCTCTCCGACGAGGCGATCAAGCGCTTCCAGGAACAGGTCGAGATGGTCAACATCATGGAAAGCGAGGACATGGGCACCATCAAGGCCAAGATCAACGAACTCAAGGCCAGAGACCCCGGTGCGTTCGGCGCGGAACCCATGGTCGTCGAGGTCAAGGAAGCCGGTGGCGCCGGCGCAGAAGTTGTCGTTGCAGGCGCAAACCCACAGTTCCTTGAGATCGAAGAGAGGCTCAATGCCATCGAGAAGAGGATCGAGTTCGTCGATGCCGAGATTGCCCAGCGCGTCGGAAGGAAGATCGGGCGCGATATCGGCATCCTGTACGGACTGGTCGCAGGTTTGATTGTATTCATGATGTTGTTGGTATTACTGCCCAAATTGATAGGGTACGTATAA
- the mtrB gene encoding tetrahydromethanopterin S-methyltransferase subunit MtrB encodes MAYVQVLPEFGLVADPMVGIVTTAGVSYTPVLEQVAELEKITDDLVGMLSGEGNFLASFPNRDGVLNIAGGVTAFWYGMAVGLLVAGVVVFGLL; translated from the coding sequence ATGGCGTACGTTCAGGTGCTGCCCGAGTTCGGACTTGTCGCCGACCCAATGGTCGGTATCGTCACCACCGCCGGTGTCTCGTACACCCCCGTACTTGAGCAGGTGGCGGAACTTGAGAAGATCACCGACGACCTGGTGGGCATGCTCTCCGGAGAGGGCAACTTCCTGGCATCGTTCCCGAACAGGGACGGTGTGCTCAACATCGCCGGAGGCGTGACCGCATTCTGGTACGGCATGGCAGTCGGCCTCCTGGTTGCCGGTGTCGTCGTATTTGGACTGCTGTGA
- a CDS encoding EF-Tu/IF-2/RF-3 family GTPase, translated as MGNLNVAVLGPAGYAKDLGKKGTTSDITFYNLKKGEDTVTFIEPTRYPERLAPLFYAVSLADVALVVVGEITPTLGEWVLMLDEARVERGYVILQNYLTQQEVAPLFRGTVLEHYEFVDADPIALRDLMLGAAHARPSSQPGADASGTIPIDHHFNVRGIGTVILGVVARGGIHKHDTLKVYPGEKAISVRSIQKHDDDFDWAAEGDRVGIALKNIDSDELDRGFVLSSDPNIRTGAHIEARATLVRYWPAPLAVGTVLHLGHWMQFIPARVEAVRDDGDWRQPTLTLALEKDLVYLPGDTAVLHYLEGGKLRIAGHIELA; from the coding sequence ATGGGCAATCTGAATGTTGCCGTGCTGGGACCCGCAGGGTACGCGAAGGACCTCGGGAAGAAAGGCACGACCTCCGATATCACATTCTACAACCTCAAGAAAGGTGAGGATACCGTCACCTTCATCGAACCGACACGGTATCCCGAGCGGTTGGCTCCGCTCTTTTATGCCGTATCGCTCGCTGATGTGGCTCTTGTCGTTGTCGGCGAGATCACCCCGACGCTCGGGGAATGGGTACTGATGCTCGATGAGGCGCGGGTGGAGCGGGGTTACGTCATCCTCCAGAATTACCTGACCCAACAAGAGGTCGCCCCGCTCTTCCGCGGGACAGTGCTTGAGCACTACGAGTTCGTAGACGCTGATCCGATCGCGCTGCGCGATCTCATGCTTGGCGCGGCGCATGCCCGCCCCTCCTCCCAGCCCGGTGCCGATGCTTCTGGAACCATCCCCATCGACCACCACTTCAACGTCCGCGGCATCGGGACGGTCATCCTCGGCGTCGTGGCGCGGGGGGGTATCCACAAGCACGATACCCTGAAGGTCTACCCAGGGGAGAAGGCGATCTCGGTCCGGTCCATCCAGAAGCACGACGACGACTTTGACTGGGCCGCTGAAGGCGACCGCGTGGGGATCGCGCTCAAGAACATCGACTCCGACGAACTCGATCGAGGTTTTGTCCTCTCGAGCGACCCCAACATCCGGACCGGGGCTCATATCGAGGCACGAGCCACCCTGGTCAGGTACTGGCCGGCACCGCTTGCCGTAGGAACTGTTCTCCACCTCGGTCACTGGATGCAGTTCATCCCGGCGCGGGTTGAGGCGGTGCGGGATGATGGGGACTGGCGGCAGCCGACGCTCACGCTTGCGCTCGAAAAGGATCTCGTCTACCTCCCGGGCGACACGGCGGTGCTCCACTACCTCGAGGGCGGGAAACTCCGGATCGCCGGGCATATCGAGTTGGCCTGA
- the mtrD gene encoding tetrahydromethanopterin S-methyltransferase subunit D — protein MTALGGPKQTAGVQPPTGMGLAISIILIIVALALAYFLVQMAGVIALVGIIIGGVLIAFGVHFVPVGGAPAAMGQSPGIATGVAMLAAGAGLAGLFGGAWAAPFGFGVALAGGAIGGGLLMAITCTMVNVIYIFGMGIPAASGKVEKDPITGDTFPEYKSQGTEGHGLPFISWVGGVVGGVLGGLGGTLIYLELVEVYQTQLSAILGATVDQIASVAISLAGIFAIGIFLMNAVLAAYNITGTIEGPHDPKFKRFPRAVIAAAVASAVAGIFAIGLLELVGVF, from the coding sequence ATGACCGCACTCGGAGGACCTAAACAGACTGCAGGAGTCCAGCCCCCAACTGGGATGGGTCTCGCTATCAGCATTATTCTTATCATCGTAGCGCTTGCGCTCGCCTACTTCCTCGTGCAGATGGCAGGGGTGATCGCTCTCGTCGGCATCATCATCGGCGGCGTCCTGATCGCGTTCGGTGTTCACTTCGTCCCGGTTGGTGGTGCTCCCGCTGCAATGGGACAATCACCAGGCATCGCGACCGGTGTCGCCATGCTCGCTGCGGGTGCCGGTCTTGCCGGCCTCTTCGGTGGCGCATGGGCCGCTCCGTTCGGATTCGGTGTCGCCCTCGCGGGCGGTGCGATCGGTGGTGGCCTCTTGATGGCAATCACCTGTACGATGGTCAACGTCATCTACATCTTCGGCATGGGTATCCCGGCCGCCTCGGGTAAGGTCGAGAAAGACCCGATCACGGGCGACACCTTCCCTGAGTACAAGAGCCAGGGTACCGAGGGACACGGCCTTCCGTTCATCTCCTGGGTCGGCGGTGTCGTCGGCGGTGTGCTCGGAGGTCTTGGCGGAACGCTCATCTACCTTGAGCTCGTCGAGGTTTACCAGACGCAGCTTTCTGCAATCCTGGGCGCAACGGTCGACCAGATCGCGTCCGTCGCCATCTCGCTTGCCGGTATCTTTGCAATCGGCATCTTCCTGATGAACGCCGTACTTGCCGCATACAACATCACCGGTACTATCGAAGGGCCGCATGACCCCAAGTTCAAGCGGTTCCCAAGAGCAGTCATCGCAGCCGCCGTGGCATCCGCTGTTGCGGGTATCTTCGCGATCGGGCTGCTCGAACTGGTGGGGGTATTCTAA
- a CDS encoding FecCD family ABC transporter permease, translated as MRRTAPIIIVTLTGVLLISMASAVALGPSGISPGSLFSSDSAWMILWEIRLPRVIAAALVGCALAVAGTAMQGLFRNPMADPYIIGTSSGGALGATIAIVLFAGTGRPVLAFIGAMVATFTVYFVARKGGKIPIETLLLSGVALSTLLSALLSFLMYTAGQSLHQIMFWLMGGFWNISWNDVFAALPILIGVAGIYLFARDLNILALNEEDATHLGVNVERVKRILLALSAFLAGIAVSIAGSIGFVGLITPHVMRLIVGPDHRVLFPAAALAGAILLVWADTLTRTFTSDMPVGIITACFGAPFFIYLLRSRMKA; from the coding sequence ATGCGGAGAACGGCACCGATCATCATCGTAACACTCACCGGCGTGCTTCTCATCAGCATGGCCTCCGCGGTCGCTCTCGGACCAAGCGGGATCTCCCCTGGCTCGCTGTTTTCCTCGGATAGCGCCTGGATGATCCTCTGGGAGATCCGGTTGCCGAGGGTGATCGCCGCAGCGCTGGTCGGGTGCGCACTTGCCGTAGCAGGCACGGCCATGCAGGGGTTGTTCCGCAACCCCATGGCCGACCCATACATCATCGGTACCTCATCGGGCGGGGCGCTCGGGGCCACGATCGCGATCGTCCTCTTTGCCGGCACGGGACGCCCGGTACTCGCGTTCATCGGGGCAATGGTCGCAACATTCACCGTCTACTTCGTCGCCCGCAAAGGCGGCAAGATCCCGATCGAAACGCTCCTGCTCTCCGGTGTCGCCCTCTCAACGCTTCTGTCGGCACTCCTCTCCTTCCTCATGTATACCGCAGGGCAGAGCCTGCACCAGATTATGTTCTGGCTGATGGGAGGGTTCTGGAACATATCGTGGAACGACGTCTTCGCCGCCCTCCCTATCCTGATCGGGGTTGCAGGGATCTATCTCTTCGCACGCGACCTCAATATCCTCGCCTTAAACGAAGAGGACGCGACCCATCTTGGGGTGAACGTCGAGCGTGTGAAACGGATCCTCCTCGCACTGAGCGCGTTCCTGGCGGGCATTGCCGTCTCGATCGCCGGATCGATCGGGTTTGTCGGCCTCATTACCCCGCACGTTATGCGGCTGATCGTCGGGCCCGACCACCGCGTTCTCTTCCCTGCAGCCGCGCTCGCAGGAGCCATCCTCCTCGTATGGGCAGATACGCTCACAAGAACCTTCACGAGCGACATGCCTGTTGGCATTATAACCGCCTGCTTCGGCGCACCGTTCTTCATATACCTCCTCCGGAGCCGGATGAAAGCATGA
- a CDS encoding ABC transporter substrate-binding protein: MQTKRLLLIVTSLIVLLLLAGTVGATPTDDGERSITVIDDSGKTVLIQGEPQRIVSLAPSNTEILYALGLEDRIVAVTERCDYPPATADKPKVGGFSTVNIEKVIAMEPDLIFAAPANTDEVIDRLRSLGMTVVTLDPQTIDGVLHDIELAGRATGQEEQASVLIRELQQRIRAVTENPAESPADHPSVAHVIWYDPLWVSGRGTFQNEVITLAGGINAFGSIEEWGIVSLEEFIVTDPDYILVSSGTGMSKEGYDVIYDYFMNEPRMQNLKAVKNGHVYVVDADTVSRGGPRIVDALEEVARDLRPDLFDEPAPKAIPATQAPGFGLIPLVCALFIVLRLRAKR, translated from the coding sequence ATGCAAACCAAGCGCCTGTTACTCATCGTTACATCGCTCATCGTGCTGCTCCTGCTTGCCGGGACGGTCGGTGCGACACCCACAGACGACGGCGAACGATCCATAACGGTGATCGACGACTCCGGGAAGACCGTCCTCATCCAGGGAGAACCGCAGAGAATCGTCTCGCTCGCGCCTTCCAACACCGAGATCCTGTATGCCCTCGGGCTTGAAGACCGCATCGTCGCCGTCACCGAACGCTGCGACTATCCCCCGGCAACAGCAGATAAACCGAAGGTAGGCGGTTTCAGCACCGTCAATATCGAGAAGGTGATCGCTATGGAGCCCGACCTGATCTTCGCCGCGCCCGCCAACACCGACGAAGTCATTGACCGCCTGCGATCGCTCGGGATGACCGTCGTCACCCTCGACCCGCAGACGATCGACGGCGTCCTGCACGACATCGAACTTGCCGGACGGGCGACCGGGCAGGAAGAGCAGGCATCCGTGCTCATCAGGGAACTTCAGCAGCGTATAAGGGCTGTCACCGAGAACCCGGCCGAGAGCCCGGCCGACCATCCGTCCGTCGCCCACGTCATCTGGTACGACCCACTCTGGGTCAGCGGCCGGGGGACGTTCCAGAACGAGGTGATTACGCTGGCCGGAGGAATCAATGCGTTCGGTTCCATCGAGGAGTGGGGAATCGTCAGTCTTGAAGAGTTCATCGTTACGGATCCGGATTATATCCTCGTCAGTTCCGGCACCGGCATGAGCAAGGAGGGGTACGACGTAATCTACGACTACTTCATGAACGAACCCCGGATGCAGAATCTGAAAGCGGTCAAGAACGGTCATGTCTACGTTGTCGACGCCGACACCGTCAGCCGGGGGGGACCACGGATCGTGGATGCGCTTGAAGAGGTGGCAAGAGACCTCCGCCCGGATCTCTTTGATGAGCCCGCTCCGAAAGCGATCCCTGCAACCCAGGCGCCTGGATTCGGTCTGATTCCACTCGTCTGTGCGCTTTTCATCGTCCTCCGGCTCAGAGCAAAGAGATAG